One window from the genome of Zerene cesonia ecotype Mississippi chromosome 1, Zerene_cesonia_1.1, whole genome shotgun sequence encodes:
- the LOC119835233 gene encoding schwannomin-interacting protein 1 homolog isoform X2, protein MRILNKIDNGNVATINKNDNFIYEESNRESWQIATLHQTNNTVDNYNSFNIYNNTDIVDNRILFTTENTGTDVSVQTAVCNHQYRINSQNIAPVNTTIQEEYLTAKTNELFNTTSIDGEQSLDLSDTEDMSDDSVPPVPRGIVNPNYPGFQHLAHTLQEYSINIESFYQSENEMTDDDVDAEITDIQMKCNGQYEEMNNNNSSKDMYRKLSVLECQHPFSSNIETRIGEDIPDLIKTITTNNNNEELTICDITTFDTDIENNFNTKDIIGDFNKEIEDEIKQLLNYNINIQDDLEELRKDIKDNFEKPIENTINNISEVVNGVIKKLVKTEVCDEIEDCISTTDSKQLPKIKKESEVNVKTNVNLSRPSFLLLDNNNQITDAVLSDGKEEINLNEDEYDTEKLSQNVESTIKQLSTELRKIIPKLNEMRERDKLWSERPIITDTNSNRIVYNSSNSFKSKKDLRYDTHFESKLTRPTHKINYHRELNKNTTKAQNVTTDPSIGKSNCNAQMNKSVQQDNVITDSDFESFDVYNIETALPKLDIDAIENHIKAAKEAERRKRNDREEIRKRLAMGVESDEYYSLGHIDRPGKKPSLHSRLQNGKNLQICFMNETASDNESQTSDMDRNLHSETKSLSRSSLFSKSTFNHPYQTRPLSVNITRNDKINTHHNGFKFNPGSFISKSSKSRSSQSLNHIELKESDFYALQSTLQTEARIALAQAKEMARIQMEHERRSRPVSPVTEMLRRSMEKANVPLAPDRRRVSRQILTDMNIAQLQVIVNELHSQIESLNDTLVKLLMARDELHMGQDSMLVDIEDLTRGVKEQTKKSKGVTTKSGVRRLTSLVHK, encoded by the exons ATGAGGATTCTCAATAAAATTGACAACGGAAATGTAGCAACTATTAACAAAAACGACAACTTCATATACGAAGAATCAAATAGAGAAAGTTGGCAGATTGCAACGCTTCATCAAACGAACAACACTGTGGACAATTACAATTCAttcaatatctataataatacagaTATTGTTGATAATAGAATTTTGTTCACCACTGAAAATACGGGCACAGACGTGTCCGTACAGACGGCAGTTTGTAATCATCAATACCGAATAAATTCACAGAATATTGCTCCAGTAAATACTACTATACAGGAGGAATATTTAACAG caaaaacaaatgaattatttaataccacATCTATTGATGGAGAGCAATCCTTGGACCTATCAGACACAGAAGACATGTCGGACGACAGCGTTCCCCCAGTACCGAGAGGTATTGTAAACCCAAACTACCCTGGTTTCCAGCATTTAGCGCATACTTTACAG gAATATTCCATCAATATAGAAAGTTTTTATCAATCTGAAAATGAAATGACTGACGATGACGTTGATGCAGAAATTACAGACATTCAAATGAAATGCAATGGTCAGTATGAAGAAATGAACAATAACAACAGTAGCAAAGATATGTACAGAAAGCTATCAGTCCTGGAATGCCAACATCCATTTAGTTCGAATATTGAAACAAGAATAGGAGAAGATATACCCGACCTTATAAAGACTATTacaacaaacaacaataacGAAGAATTAACAATCTGTGATATAACCACATTTGATACTgacatagaaaataatttcaatacgaAAGATATAATTGGCGattttaacaaagaaattGAAGATGAAATTAAGCAGTtacttaattacaatataaacattcaaGACGATCTAGAGGAACTCCGAAAGGATATAAAAGACAATTTTGAAAAACCAATTGAAAATACGATTAACAATATCAGTGAAGTTGTTAATGgcgttataaaaaaactagtaAAGACTGAAGTTTGTGATGAAATTGAAGATTGTATTTCAACGACAGACTCAAAGCAGTtacctaaaattaaaaaagaaagtgaAGTGAATGtgaaaacaaatgttaatttaagcAGACCTTCTTTTTTGTTACTTGATAACAACAATCAAATAACAGATGCTGTTTTATCGGATGGAAAAGaagaaatcaatttaaacgAAGATGAATATGACACAGAAAAATTGAGTCAAAATGTTGAAAGTACAATTAAGCAGTTAAGTACGGAGCTCAGAAAAATAATACCGAAATTAAACGAAATGCGTGAACGAGATAAACTCTGGTCTGAGAGACCAATAATAACAGATACAAATTCAAACAGAATTGTGTATAATTCCTCGAAcagttttaaatcaaaaaaagaCCTTAGGTATGACACTCATTTTGAAAGTAAGCTTACCAGAccaacacataaaataaattaccatcgagagttaaataaaaatacaactaaAGCTCAAAA TGTAACAACAGATCCTTCCATAGGAAAGTCCAATTGTAACGCTCAAATGAACAAATCCGTCCAACAAGATAATGTTATAACTGACAGCGATTTTG aGAGCTTTGATGTGTACAATATAGAAACAGCTCTACCGAAACTAGATATTGACGCTATCGAAAACCATATTAAGGCGGCAAAAGAAGCAGAAAGACGG AAACGCAATGATAGAGAAGAGATACGAAAAAGGTTAGCAATGGGTGTAGAATCAGATGAATACTACAGTTTGGGTCATATAGATCGTCCAGGAAAGAAGCCTAGTTTACATTCACGCTTACAAAATG GCAagaatttacaaatttgtttCATGAATGAAACAGCTTCAGATAATGAATCACAGACTTCAGATATGGATAGAAATCTACATTCCGAGACAAAAAGTTTATCACGTTCAAGTTTATTTAGCAAGAGTACTTTTAATCATCCATATCAGACAAGACCACTTTCTGTGAATATCACAAgaaatgacaaaataaatactcatCATAACG GATTCAAATTCAATCCAGGGTCATTCATATCAAAGTCATCGAAATCCCGGTCTTCACAATCTCTGAATCACATTGAATTGAAAGAATCTGACTTCTATGCTCTGCAATCAACTTTACAAACTGAAGCTAGGATTGCTCTGGCACAAGCTAAGGAAATGGCACGCATACAAATGGAG CATGAACGCCGTAGTCGACCCGTATCGCCCGTAACTGAAATGTTAAGACGCAGTATGGAGAAGGCAAACGTTCCTCTGGCCCCAGACCGCCGCCGCGTTTCCCGCCAAATATTAACCGACATGAATATAGCTCAGTTGcag GTAATAGTGAACGAACTGCACTCCCAGATAGAATCTTTGAACGACACTCTCGTTAAATTGCTGATGGCTCGGGACGAGCTACATATGGGACAGGACTCGATGCTTGTTGATATTGAAGATCTCACCCG CGGTGTTAAGGAGCAGACCAAGAAGTCCAAAGGCGTCACGACAAAATCGGGAGTTAGGCGGCTCACCTCTCTCGTGCACAAATAA
- the LOC119835233 gene encoding schwannomin-interacting protein 1 homolog isoform X4, with amino-acid sequence MRILNKIDNGNVATINKNDNFIYEESNRESWQIATLHQTNNTVDNYNSFNIYNNTDIVDNRILFTTENTGTDVSVQTAVCNHQYRINSQNIAPVNTTIQEEYLTAKTNELFNTTSIDGEQSLDLSDTEDMSDDSVPPVPRGIVNPNYPGFQHLAHTLQEYSINIESFYQSENEMTDDDVDAEITDIQMKCNGQYEEMNNNNSSKDMYRKLSVLECQHPFSSNIETRIGEDIPDLIKTITTNNNNEELTICDITTFDTDIENNFNTKDIIGDFNKEIEDEIKQLLNYNINIQDDLEELRKDIKDNFEKPIENTINNISEVVNGVIKKLVKTEVCDEIEDCISTTDSKQLPKIKKESEVNVKTNVNLSRPSFLLLDNNNQITDAVLSDGKEEINLNEDEYDTEKLSQNVESTIKQLSTELRKIIPKLNEMRERDKLWSERPIITDTNSNRIVYNSSNSFKSKKDLRYDTHFESKLTRPTHKINYHRELNKNTTKAQNVTTDPSIGKSNCNAQMNKSVQQDNVITDSDFESFDVYNIETALPKLDIDAIENHIKAAKEAERRKRNDREEIRKRLAMGVESDEYYSLGHIDRPGKKPSLHSRLQNASDNESQTSDMDRNLHSETKSLSRSSLFSKSTFNHPYQTRPLSVNITRNDKINTHHNGFKFNPGSFISKSSKSRSSQSLNHIELKESDFYALQSTLQTEARIALAQAKEMARIQMEHERRSRPVSPVTEMLRRSMEKANVPLAPDRRRVSRQILTDMNIAQLQVIVNELHSQIESLNDTLVKLLMARDELHMGQDSMLVDIEDLTRYLGVKEQTKKSKGVTTKSGVRRLTSLVHK; translated from the exons ATGAGGATTCTCAATAAAATTGACAACGGAAATGTAGCAACTATTAACAAAAACGACAACTTCATATACGAAGAATCAAATAGAGAAAGTTGGCAGATTGCAACGCTTCATCAAACGAACAACACTGTGGACAATTACAATTCAttcaatatctataataatacagaTATTGTTGATAATAGAATTTTGTTCACCACTGAAAATACGGGCACAGACGTGTCCGTACAGACGGCAGTTTGTAATCATCAATACCGAATAAATTCACAGAATATTGCTCCAGTAAATACTACTATACAGGAGGAATATTTAACAG caaaaacaaatgaattatttaataccacATCTATTGATGGAGAGCAATCCTTGGACCTATCAGACACAGAAGACATGTCGGACGACAGCGTTCCCCCAGTACCGAGAGGTATTGTAAACCCAAACTACCCTGGTTTCCAGCATTTAGCGCATACTTTACAG gAATATTCCATCAATATAGAAAGTTTTTATCAATCTGAAAATGAAATGACTGACGATGACGTTGATGCAGAAATTACAGACATTCAAATGAAATGCAATGGTCAGTATGAAGAAATGAACAATAACAACAGTAGCAAAGATATGTACAGAAAGCTATCAGTCCTGGAATGCCAACATCCATTTAGTTCGAATATTGAAACAAGAATAGGAGAAGATATACCCGACCTTATAAAGACTATTacaacaaacaacaataacGAAGAATTAACAATCTGTGATATAACCACATTTGATACTgacatagaaaataatttcaatacgaAAGATATAATTGGCGattttaacaaagaaattGAAGATGAAATTAAGCAGTtacttaattacaatataaacattcaaGACGATCTAGAGGAACTCCGAAAGGATATAAAAGACAATTTTGAAAAACCAATTGAAAATACGATTAACAATATCAGTGAAGTTGTTAATGgcgttataaaaaaactagtaAAGACTGAAGTTTGTGATGAAATTGAAGATTGTATTTCAACGACAGACTCAAAGCAGTtacctaaaattaaaaaagaaagtgaAGTGAATGtgaaaacaaatgttaatttaagcAGACCTTCTTTTTTGTTACTTGATAACAACAATCAAATAACAGATGCTGTTTTATCGGATGGAAAAGaagaaatcaatttaaacgAAGATGAATATGACACAGAAAAATTGAGTCAAAATGTTGAAAGTACAATTAAGCAGTTAAGTACGGAGCTCAGAAAAATAATACCGAAATTAAACGAAATGCGTGAACGAGATAAACTCTGGTCTGAGAGACCAATAATAACAGATACAAATTCAAACAGAATTGTGTATAATTCCTCGAAcagttttaaatcaaaaaaagaCCTTAGGTATGACACTCATTTTGAAAGTAAGCTTACCAGAccaacacataaaataaattaccatcgagagttaaataaaaatacaactaaAGCTCAAAA TGTAACAACAGATCCTTCCATAGGAAAGTCCAATTGTAACGCTCAAATGAACAAATCCGTCCAACAAGATAATGTTATAACTGACAGCGATTTTG aGAGCTTTGATGTGTACAATATAGAAACAGCTCTACCGAAACTAGATATTGACGCTATCGAAAACCATATTAAGGCGGCAAAAGAAGCAGAAAGACGG AAACGCAATGATAGAGAAGAGATACGAAAAAGGTTAGCAATGGGTGTAGAATCAGATGAATACTACAGTTTGGGTCATATAGATCGTCCAGGAAAGAAGCCTAGTTTACATTCACGCTTACAAAATG CTTCAGATAATGAATCACAGACTTCAGATATGGATAGAAATCTACATTCCGAGACAAAAAGTTTATCACGTTCAAGTTTATTTAGCAAGAGTACTTTTAATCATCCATATCAGACAAGACCACTTTCTGTGAATATCACAAgaaatgacaaaataaatactcatCATAACG GATTCAAATTCAATCCAGGGTCATTCATATCAAAGTCATCGAAATCCCGGTCTTCACAATCTCTGAATCACATTGAATTGAAAGAATCTGACTTCTATGCTCTGCAATCAACTTTACAAACTGAAGCTAGGATTGCTCTGGCACAAGCTAAGGAAATGGCACGCATACAAATGGAG CATGAACGCCGTAGTCGACCCGTATCGCCCGTAACTGAAATGTTAAGACGCAGTATGGAGAAGGCAAACGTTCCTCTGGCCCCAGACCGCCGCCGCGTTTCCCGCCAAATATTAACCGACATGAATATAGCTCAGTTGcag GTAATAGTGAACGAACTGCACTCCCAGATAGAATCTTTGAACGACACTCTCGTTAAATTGCTGATGGCTCGGGACGAGCTACATATGGGACAGGACTCGATGCTTGTTGATATTGAAGATCTCACCCGGTACCT CGGTGTTAAGGAGCAGACCAAGAAGTCCAAAGGCGTCACGACAAAATCGGGAGTTAGGCGGCTCACCTCTCTCGTGCACAAATAA
- the LOC119835233 gene encoding schwannomin-interacting protein 1 homolog isoform X1, with product MRILNKIDNGNVATINKNDNFIYEESNRESWQIATLHQTNNTVDNYNSFNIYNNTDIVDNRILFTTENTGTDVSVQTAVCNHQYRINSQNIAPVNTTIQEEYLTAKTNELFNTTSIDGEQSLDLSDTEDMSDDSVPPVPRGIVNPNYPGFQHLAHTLQEYSINIESFYQSENEMTDDDVDAEITDIQMKCNGQYEEMNNNNSSKDMYRKLSVLECQHPFSSNIETRIGEDIPDLIKTITTNNNNEELTICDITTFDTDIENNFNTKDIIGDFNKEIEDEIKQLLNYNINIQDDLEELRKDIKDNFEKPIENTINNISEVVNGVIKKLVKTEVCDEIEDCISTTDSKQLPKIKKESEVNVKTNVNLSRPSFLLLDNNNQITDAVLSDGKEEINLNEDEYDTEKLSQNVESTIKQLSTELRKIIPKLNEMRERDKLWSERPIITDTNSNRIVYNSSNSFKSKKDLRYDTHFESKLTRPTHKINYHRELNKNTTKAQNVTTDPSIGKSNCNAQMNKSVQQDNVITDSDFESFDVYNIETALPKLDIDAIENHIKAAKEAERRKRNDREEIRKRLAMGVESDEYYSLGHIDRPGKKPSLHSRLQNGKNLQICFMNETASDNESQTSDMDRNLHSETKSLSRSSLFSKSTFNHPYQTRPLSVNITRNDKINTHHNGFKFNPGSFISKSSKSRSSQSLNHIELKESDFYALQSTLQTEARIALAQAKEMARIQMEHERRSRPVSPVTEMLRRSMEKANVPLAPDRRRVSRQILTDMNIAQLQVIVNELHSQIESLNDTLVKLLMARDELHMGQDSMLVDIEDLTRYLGVKEQTKKSKGVTTKSGVRRLTSLVHK from the exons ATGAGGATTCTCAATAAAATTGACAACGGAAATGTAGCAACTATTAACAAAAACGACAACTTCATATACGAAGAATCAAATAGAGAAAGTTGGCAGATTGCAACGCTTCATCAAACGAACAACACTGTGGACAATTACAATTCAttcaatatctataataatacagaTATTGTTGATAATAGAATTTTGTTCACCACTGAAAATACGGGCACAGACGTGTCCGTACAGACGGCAGTTTGTAATCATCAATACCGAATAAATTCACAGAATATTGCTCCAGTAAATACTACTATACAGGAGGAATATTTAACAG caaaaacaaatgaattatttaataccacATCTATTGATGGAGAGCAATCCTTGGACCTATCAGACACAGAAGACATGTCGGACGACAGCGTTCCCCCAGTACCGAGAGGTATTGTAAACCCAAACTACCCTGGTTTCCAGCATTTAGCGCATACTTTACAG gAATATTCCATCAATATAGAAAGTTTTTATCAATCTGAAAATGAAATGACTGACGATGACGTTGATGCAGAAATTACAGACATTCAAATGAAATGCAATGGTCAGTATGAAGAAATGAACAATAACAACAGTAGCAAAGATATGTACAGAAAGCTATCAGTCCTGGAATGCCAACATCCATTTAGTTCGAATATTGAAACAAGAATAGGAGAAGATATACCCGACCTTATAAAGACTATTacaacaaacaacaataacGAAGAATTAACAATCTGTGATATAACCACATTTGATACTgacatagaaaataatttcaatacgaAAGATATAATTGGCGattttaacaaagaaattGAAGATGAAATTAAGCAGTtacttaattacaatataaacattcaaGACGATCTAGAGGAACTCCGAAAGGATATAAAAGACAATTTTGAAAAACCAATTGAAAATACGATTAACAATATCAGTGAAGTTGTTAATGgcgttataaaaaaactagtaAAGACTGAAGTTTGTGATGAAATTGAAGATTGTATTTCAACGACAGACTCAAAGCAGTtacctaaaattaaaaaagaaagtgaAGTGAATGtgaaaacaaatgttaatttaagcAGACCTTCTTTTTTGTTACTTGATAACAACAATCAAATAACAGATGCTGTTTTATCGGATGGAAAAGaagaaatcaatttaaacgAAGATGAATATGACACAGAAAAATTGAGTCAAAATGTTGAAAGTACAATTAAGCAGTTAAGTACGGAGCTCAGAAAAATAATACCGAAATTAAACGAAATGCGTGAACGAGATAAACTCTGGTCTGAGAGACCAATAATAACAGATACAAATTCAAACAGAATTGTGTATAATTCCTCGAAcagttttaaatcaaaaaaagaCCTTAGGTATGACACTCATTTTGAAAGTAAGCTTACCAGAccaacacataaaataaattaccatcgagagttaaataaaaatacaactaaAGCTCAAAA TGTAACAACAGATCCTTCCATAGGAAAGTCCAATTGTAACGCTCAAATGAACAAATCCGTCCAACAAGATAATGTTATAACTGACAGCGATTTTG aGAGCTTTGATGTGTACAATATAGAAACAGCTCTACCGAAACTAGATATTGACGCTATCGAAAACCATATTAAGGCGGCAAAAGAAGCAGAAAGACGG AAACGCAATGATAGAGAAGAGATACGAAAAAGGTTAGCAATGGGTGTAGAATCAGATGAATACTACAGTTTGGGTCATATAGATCGTCCAGGAAAGAAGCCTAGTTTACATTCACGCTTACAAAATG GCAagaatttacaaatttgtttCATGAATGAAACAGCTTCAGATAATGAATCACAGACTTCAGATATGGATAGAAATCTACATTCCGAGACAAAAAGTTTATCACGTTCAAGTTTATTTAGCAAGAGTACTTTTAATCATCCATATCAGACAAGACCACTTTCTGTGAATATCACAAgaaatgacaaaataaatactcatCATAACG GATTCAAATTCAATCCAGGGTCATTCATATCAAAGTCATCGAAATCCCGGTCTTCACAATCTCTGAATCACATTGAATTGAAAGAATCTGACTTCTATGCTCTGCAATCAACTTTACAAACTGAAGCTAGGATTGCTCTGGCACAAGCTAAGGAAATGGCACGCATACAAATGGAG CATGAACGCCGTAGTCGACCCGTATCGCCCGTAACTGAAATGTTAAGACGCAGTATGGAGAAGGCAAACGTTCCTCTGGCCCCAGACCGCCGCCGCGTTTCCCGCCAAATATTAACCGACATGAATATAGCTCAGTTGcag GTAATAGTGAACGAACTGCACTCCCAGATAGAATCTTTGAACGACACTCTCGTTAAATTGCTGATGGCTCGGGACGAGCTACATATGGGACAGGACTCGATGCTTGTTGATATTGAAGATCTCACCCGGTACCT CGGTGTTAAGGAGCAGACCAAGAAGTCCAAAGGCGTCACGACAAAATCGGGAGTTAGGCGGCTCACCTCTCTCGTGCACAAATAA
- the LOC119835233 gene encoding schwannomin-interacting protein 1 homolog isoform X3, with the protein MRILNKIDNGNVATINKNDNFIYEESNRESWQIATLHQTNNTVDNYNSFNIYNNTDIVDNRILFTTENTGTDVSVQTAVCNHQYRINSQNIAPVNTTIQEEYLTAKTNELFNTTSIDGEQSLDLSDTEDMSDDSVPPVPRGIVNPNYPGFQHLAHTLQEYSINIESFYQSENEMTDDDVDAEITDIQMKCNGQYEEMNNNNSSKDMYRKLSVLECQHPFSSNIETRIGEDIPDLIKTITTNNNNEELTICDITTFDTDIENNFNTKDIIGDFNKEIEDEIKQLLNYNINIQDDLEELRKDIKDNFEKPIENTINNISEVVNGVIKKLVKTEVCDEIEDCISTTDSKQLPKIKKESEVNVKTNVNLSRPSFLLLDNNNQITDAVLSDGKEEINLNEDEYDTEKLSQNVESTIKQLSTELRKIIPKLNEMRERDKLWSERPIITDTNSNRIVYNSSNSFKSKKDLRYDTHFESKLTRPTHKINYHRELNKNTTKAQNVTTDPSIGKSNCNAQMNKSVQQDNVITDSDFESFDVYNIETALPKLDIDAIENHIKAAKEAERRKRNDREEIRKRLAMGVESDEYYSLGHIDRPGKKPSLHSRLQNGKNLQICFMNETASDNESQTSDMDRNLHSETKSLSRSSLFSKSTFNHPYQTRPLSVNITRNDKINTHHNGSFISKSSKSRSSQSLNHIELKESDFYALQSTLQTEARIALAQAKEMARIQMEHERRSRPVSPVTEMLRRSMEKANVPLAPDRRRVSRQILTDMNIAQLQVIVNELHSQIESLNDTLVKLLMARDELHMGQDSMLVDIEDLTRYLGVKEQTKKSKGVTTKSGVRRLTSLVHK; encoded by the exons ATGAGGATTCTCAATAAAATTGACAACGGAAATGTAGCAACTATTAACAAAAACGACAACTTCATATACGAAGAATCAAATAGAGAAAGTTGGCAGATTGCAACGCTTCATCAAACGAACAACACTGTGGACAATTACAATTCAttcaatatctataataatacagaTATTGTTGATAATAGAATTTTGTTCACCACTGAAAATACGGGCACAGACGTGTCCGTACAGACGGCAGTTTGTAATCATCAATACCGAATAAATTCACAGAATATTGCTCCAGTAAATACTACTATACAGGAGGAATATTTAACAG caaaaacaaatgaattatttaataccacATCTATTGATGGAGAGCAATCCTTGGACCTATCAGACACAGAAGACATGTCGGACGACAGCGTTCCCCCAGTACCGAGAGGTATTGTAAACCCAAACTACCCTGGTTTCCAGCATTTAGCGCATACTTTACAG gAATATTCCATCAATATAGAAAGTTTTTATCAATCTGAAAATGAAATGACTGACGATGACGTTGATGCAGAAATTACAGACATTCAAATGAAATGCAATGGTCAGTATGAAGAAATGAACAATAACAACAGTAGCAAAGATATGTACAGAAAGCTATCAGTCCTGGAATGCCAACATCCATTTAGTTCGAATATTGAAACAAGAATAGGAGAAGATATACCCGACCTTATAAAGACTATTacaacaaacaacaataacGAAGAATTAACAATCTGTGATATAACCACATTTGATACTgacatagaaaataatttcaatacgaAAGATATAATTGGCGattttaacaaagaaattGAAGATGAAATTAAGCAGTtacttaattacaatataaacattcaaGACGATCTAGAGGAACTCCGAAAGGATATAAAAGACAATTTTGAAAAACCAATTGAAAATACGATTAACAATATCAGTGAAGTTGTTAATGgcgttataaaaaaactagtaAAGACTGAAGTTTGTGATGAAATTGAAGATTGTATTTCAACGACAGACTCAAAGCAGTtacctaaaattaaaaaagaaagtgaAGTGAATGtgaaaacaaatgttaatttaagcAGACCTTCTTTTTTGTTACTTGATAACAACAATCAAATAACAGATGCTGTTTTATCGGATGGAAAAGaagaaatcaatttaaacgAAGATGAATATGACACAGAAAAATTGAGTCAAAATGTTGAAAGTACAATTAAGCAGTTAAGTACGGAGCTCAGAAAAATAATACCGAAATTAAACGAAATGCGTGAACGAGATAAACTCTGGTCTGAGAGACCAATAATAACAGATACAAATTCAAACAGAATTGTGTATAATTCCTCGAAcagttttaaatcaaaaaaagaCCTTAGGTATGACACTCATTTTGAAAGTAAGCTTACCAGAccaacacataaaataaattaccatcgagagttaaataaaaatacaactaaAGCTCAAAA TGTAACAACAGATCCTTCCATAGGAAAGTCCAATTGTAACGCTCAAATGAACAAATCCGTCCAACAAGATAATGTTATAACTGACAGCGATTTTG aGAGCTTTGATGTGTACAATATAGAAACAGCTCTACCGAAACTAGATATTGACGCTATCGAAAACCATATTAAGGCGGCAAAAGAAGCAGAAAGACGG AAACGCAATGATAGAGAAGAGATACGAAAAAGGTTAGCAATGGGTGTAGAATCAGATGAATACTACAGTTTGGGTCATATAGATCGTCCAGGAAAGAAGCCTAGTTTACATTCACGCTTACAAAATG GCAagaatttacaaatttgtttCATGAATGAAACAGCTTCAGATAATGAATCACAGACTTCAGATATGGATAGAAATCTACATTCCGAGACAAAAAGTTTATCACGTTCAAGTTTATTTAGCAAGAGTACTTTTAATCATCCATATCAGACAAGACCACTTTCTGTGAATATCACAAgaaatgacaaaataaatactcatCATAACG GGTCATTCATATCAAAGTCATCGAAATCCCGGTCTTCACAATCTCTGAATCACATTGAATTGAAAGAATCTGACTTCTATGCTCTGCAATCAACTTTACAAACTGAAGCTAGGATTGCTCTGGCACAAGCTAAGGAAATGGCACGCATACAAATGGAG CATGAACGCCGTAGTCGACCCGTATCGCCCGTAACTGAAATGTTAAGACGCAGTATGGAGAAGGCAAACGTTCCTCTGGCCCCAGACCGCCGCCGCGTTTCCCGCCAAATATTAACCGACATGAATATAGCTCAGTTGcag GTAATAGTGAACGAACTGCACTCCCAGATAGAATCTTTGAACGACACTCTCGTTAAATTGCTGATGGCTCGGGACGAGCTACATATGGGACAGGACTCGATGCTTGTTGATATTGAAGATCTCACCCGGTACCT CGGTGTTAAGGAGCAGACCAAGAAGTCCAAAGGCGTCACGACAAAATCGGGAGTTAGGCGGCTCACCTCTCTCGTGCACAAATAA